The following nucleotide sequence is from Anopheles stephensi strain Indian chromosome 3, UCI_ANSTEP_V1.0, whole genome shotgun sequence.
AAAGgctgttggaaaaaaaacccaaactgATAACGTATTACTTCCAATCTGTAACGAAATGTGGCTGATGTTTTATTTCATCAAGTCTGTTTTGTCCCAAATTGCGTAGATGGGGTGCGTTTACATCTTCCGGGTAATAAGATACACATACGCTTCCTGGGAAAAAACGACAACAACTAAAAGCAGAAGCTGAAAGTAGCGTGCTAGCACCATGTTCGTCGATAACAGATTGTCCCGGGCATACCTTATTGTACTTCTCTTCCCGGATGACAAAAGAAACCGCGCTCTCTGACGTCATAATGTGGCCACCAGTCGGCTTCATCTTTTTACAAAGGAGCTTTGTAATAATCACGCCCCGTACCAGCAGCGGCTTTAAACGt
It contains:
- the LOC118513571 gene encoding uncharacterized protein LOC118513571 — its product is MCGTHNDTTVLELHWKCSNDQHKKEVTRPSHQPPVELMSHTRTVRLKPLLVRGVIITKLLCKKMKPTGGHIMTSESAVSFVIREEKYNKEAYVYLITRKM